Proteins encoded together in one Gemmatimonadota bacterium DH-78 window:
- a CDS encoding aminotransferase class V-fold PLP-dependent enzyme, translating to MNLSALRADTPGAAERVHLNNAGAALMPTPVVRAVVDHVELEARIGGYEAADEVAPGIERAYADVAALLGTTPDRVAFMEHATAGFVAALSAIPFRPGDVIATTRHDYVSNQIQYLSLAERFGVEVVRVPDAPEGGVDLGAMEATIHRRRPKLVAVTHIPTNSGLVQDVASIGAMCRARDVPFLVDACQSVGQMPLDVEAIGCDFLSATARKFLRGPRGAGFLYVSDRTLDRGLEPLFPDLRGADMVAGNIYQPAPDARRFESWEFQWGLVLGTGAAGRYAMDVGLEGIRDRARELAGRLRASLAELPGVSVLDRGSELGAIVTASVSGHDPAALVRELRRRGVNTSSQTRLDAVLDYDEKGVAGALRVSPHYYNTVDEVETFLGHLAEITSPR from the coding sequence GTGAACCTCTCCGCCCTTCGCGCCGACACCCCCGGCGCCGCCGAGCGCGTACATCTCAACAACGCGGGCGCTGCGCTCATGCCCACGCCGGTGGTTCGGGCGGTGGTCGACCACGTCGAGCTCGAAGCGCGCATCGGCGGATACGAGGCCGCCGACGAGGTCGCCCCGGGCATCGAACGGGCCTACGCCGACGTCGCGGCCCTCCTGGGCACCACCCCCGACCGCGTGGCCTTCATGGAGCACGCCACGGCCGGCTTCGTCGCCGCCCTGTCGGCGATTCCATTTCGGCCCGGCGACGTGATCGCCACCACCCGGCACGACTACGTATCGAACCAGATCCAGTACCTGTCGCTGGCCGAGCGCTTCGGGGTGGAGGTGGTGCGGGTGCCCGACGCGCCCGAGGGTGGCGTGGACCTCGGCGCCATGGAGGCGACCATCCACCGGCGGCGGCCCAAGCTCGTGGCGGTGACCCACATTCCCACCAACTCCGGGCTGGTGCAGGATGTGGCGTCGATCGGCGCCATGTGCCGGGCGCGCGATGTACCCTTTCTCGTCGACGCCTGCCAGTCGGTGGGTCAGATGCCGTTGGACGTCGAGGCGATCGGGTGCGACTTCCTGAGCGCCACCGCGCGCAAGTTTCTCCGCGGCCCTCGGGGCGCCGGGTTCCTCTACGTGTCCGACCGAACGCTGGACCGGGGACTCGAGCCCCTCTTCCCCGACCTCCGGGGCGCCGACATGGTGGCGGGCAACATCTATCAACCGGCGCCCGACGCGCGACGCTTCGAGAGCTGGGAGTTTCAGTGGGGACTGGTGCTCGGTACGGGTGCCGCCGGGCGCTACGCGATGGACGTCGGCCTCGAGGGCATCCGCGACCGCGCTCGAGAGCTGGCCGGCCGGCTGCGCGCGTCGCTGGCCGAGCTGCCCGGAGTGAGCGTGCTCGATCGCGGGTCGGAGCTCGGGGCGATCGTTACCGCCAGCGTCTCGGGCCACGATCCGGCCGCGCTGGTGCGGGAGCTGAGGCGGCGGGGCGTGAACACCTCGTCGCAGACGCGGCTCGACGCCGTGCTCGACTACGACGAGAAGGGCGTGGCGGGGGCGCTGCGCGTCTCGCCCCACTACTACAACACGGTGGACGAGGTGGAGACGTTCCTGGGGCACCTGGCGGAGATCACGTCTCCGCGCTGA